In Acetomicrobium thermoterrenum DSM 13490, one DNA window encodes the following:
- a CDS encoding histidine phosphatase family protein: MRRLIFLRHGKTEWNGQFRYQGKTDVPLNDEGRMQADRTALRLNSLKVDVIYASVLSRARETAERVSRHLGAPLGGLLEELVEMDFGNWEGMQVTEVENAYKEVYAQWRKFPEKVKIPGGESFVEVVERVNRGMKKILDDGGENVLVVAHGGSIRAALTGFFAMDASAAWRTRIDNCSLTSLELWRDRVMLSFTNDTLHLLVEDPDFVRNLPVLI, encoded by the coding sequence GTGAGGCGTCTCATATTTTTGCGCCATGGCAAGACAGAGTGGAACGGGCAATTTCGATATCAGGGCAAAACCGATGTTCCTCTTAACGACGAAGGTCGCATGCAGGCCGACCGGACGGCGTTGAGATTGAATTCCCTAAAGGTTGACGTCATATATGCAAGCGTGCTTTCCCGTGCAAGAGAGACTGCCGAAAGAGTATCAAGGCATTTAGGCGCTCCTTTGGGCGGTTTGCTGGAAGAACTGGTGGAAATGGATTTTGGTAATTGGGAAGGGATGCAGGTAACAGAAGTAGAAAATGCCTACAAAGAAGTTTACGCTCAGTGGAGAAAGTTCCCCGAAAAGGTCAAAATCCCCGGCGGGGAAAGCTTCGTTGAAGTTGTAGAGCGCGTTAATCGGGGAATGAAGAAAATTTTGGACGATGGAGGCGAAAACGTCTTGGTCGTTGCCCACGGAGGTTCCATAAGGGCTGCCCTAACAGGATTTTTTGCGATGGATGCCTCTGCGGCCTGGAGGACAAGGATCGACAACTGCAGTTTGACCTCCCTTGAGCTCTGGAGGGATCGGGTAATGTTGAGCTTTACAAATGACACACTTCACCTTCTCGTCGAAGACCCCGATTTCGTTCGCAATCTTCCCGTTTTGATTTAA
- a CDS encoding sigma-70 family RNA polymerase sigma factor: MDGYEPIYPEGEATSEEKLWQRIKFGDEKAREEVIISYRPMVFWLAKKFYVPSDSYQDLIQEGMVALIEAVDRYDVKRGAKFITYAYYRIKGRMVNFLERSEARAPEPVDIDDHLYESNMASYDDEGWLIDLEAAIRSLSEREAEIVKAIDLNGLSVKEVARKKGVDISYIYKLRRRAIAKLKKVLGAT, translated from the coding sequence ATGGATGGTTACGAGCCAATTTATCCCGAAGGTGAAGCAACTTCCGAAGAAAAATTGTGGCAAAGGATAAAATTCGGTGACGAAAAAGCTAGGGAAGAAGTGATAATTTCTTATAGACCTATGGTTTTTTGGCTTGCCAAGAAGTTTTACGTACCTTCCGATTCCTATCAGGACTTGATACAGGAGGGAATGGTGGCACTAATCGAGGCAGTCGATAGATACGATGTCAAAAGAGGTGCTAAATTCATCACCTACGCCTATTATCGCATTAAGGGGCGTATGGTGAATTTTCTCGAAAGATCGGAAGCAAGAGCACCCGAGCCCGTCGATATCGACGACCATCTCTACGAAAGCAACATGGCCAGTTACGACGATGAGGGTTGGTTGATCGATCTTGAGGCGGCTATTCGATCTTTGAGCGAAAGAGAAGCTGAGATAGTAAAAGCCATAGACTTAAACGGGTTATCCGTAAAGGAAGTTGCCCGGAAAAAGGGTGTCGATATAAGCTACATCTACAAGTTGAGGAGAAGGGCCATAGCGAAGCTAAAAAAGGTTTTGGGAGCAACTTAA
- a CDS encoding BamA/OMP85 family outer membrane protein: MKFFIRIVIFSLVFMLVNSPLAFAQTMPNVVAVEVEGNRQVDTNYILSIVGTKAGQPAEREQIDKDVEAIYNLGFFSYVDVRVEPVADGIKVVYVVQENPVVKEIRFEGNEVYSEDELKELVFTKPGNIFNSVFFRHDLERIRNKYQEDGYAMMRVRDVQIEEGIITVKILEPKVGEIAVQGNEKTKTYVIEREIKLKPGDHFNANVLRHSLNKLQRMGYFETVNVGFEPTQDPAFVNIIVSVEEQRTGRIGLTIGHGSSSGWSGGLSYEDTNWKGLGHIASVGFETGKRDQYWISYEEPFMDVDYYSWRVNLYRWEWDDIENYIGGESVFEYEETRTGISVGAGKKFKRDPRFSWYATLDWHDSDISYDDIRWYSDFESAAREVSQSDTTGKYTDKSVEEIQRIYFDEHMQSGKTFSITGRLQRSTLDEYLSYPKGDVVSLNVEQALDFLGSDWDFTKYWLEARYYTPVTRIGEVFDIDLGTEDTPVIFAARVRAGFSSGEIPFMDQYFLGGDRDLRGYEEDEFYGTEMFLANFELRIPLEQAFGLVFFYDAGNAWGDSDPLIDYLYKTVGHGESRSSSFDISDLHDSYGIGVRVRTPLGNLRIDLAEGEYETYTHFGFGELF; encoded by the coding sequence ATGAAATTTTTCATTAGAATTGTGATATTCAGCTTAGTTTTCATGCTTGTAAATTCACCCCTTGCTTTTGCCCAGACGATGCCCAACGTTGTGGCCGTAGAGGTAGAGGGCAATCGGCAGGTGGACACCAACTACATACTGTCAATAGTCGGCACAAAAGCAGGCCAACCGGCAGAGCGGGAACAGATCGATAAGGATGTAGAGGCCATATATAATTTGGGCTTTTTCTCCTATGTCGACGTCAGAGTCGAGCCTGTAGCGGATGGCATCAAGGTAGTTTACGTGGTACAGGAAAACCCTGTCGTAAAGGAAATAAGGTTTGAAGGAAACGAAGTATATAGCGAGGATGAACTTAAAGAGCTTGTCTTTACGAAGCCGGGCAACATCTTCAACTCCGTCTTCTTCAGGCACGACCTCGAGAGGATCAGAAACAAATACCAGGAAGACGGCTATGCGATGATGCGAGTGCGGGATGTGCAAATTGAAGAAGGCATCATTACGGTAAAGATACTTGAACCCAAGGTCGGAGAAATTGCCGTGCAGGGAAACGAAAAAACTAAGACTTACGTTATAGAGCGGGAGATAAAGCTAAAACCGGGAGATCATTTCAACGCCAATGTGCTGAGACACTCCCTCAACAAGCTTCAGAGGATGGGATACTTCGAGACGGTGAACGTCGGTTTCGAGCCCACTCAGGACCCCGCCTTCGTAAACATCATAGTCTCAGTGGAGGAGCAGAGAACCGGAAGGATTGGCCTTACCATAGGTCACGGCTCAAGCAGCGGATGGAGCGGTGGCTTGTCTTACGAGGACACCAACTGGAAGGGGTTGGGCCATATCGCGTCTGTCGGATTTGAGACGGGTAAACGGGACCAATATTGGATCAGCTATGAAGAGCCCTTTATGGATGTCGATTATTACTCTTGGAGAGTAAACCTCTATAGGTGGGAGTGGGACGACATAGAAAACTACATAGGTGGGGAATCGGTCTTCGAGTACGAAGAAACCAGGACCGGCATATCCGTGGGAGCGGGCAAGAAGTTCAAACGCGACCCCAGGTTTAGCTGGTATGCAACGCTTGATTGGCACGATTCGGATATATCCTACGATGATATACGCTGGTACAGTGATTTCGAGAGCGCGGCGAGGGAAGTTAGCCAGAGTGATACCACCGGGAAATATACAGACAAGAGTGTGGAAGAAATTCAAAGGATATACTTCGACGAACACATGCAATCGGGGAAGACCTTCTCCATCACGGGCAGGCTGCAACGTTCTACTTTGGACGAGTATTTGAGCTATCCAAAGGGAGATGTCGTCAGCTTAAACGTAGAACAAGCGCTGGATTTCCTGGGCAGCGACTGGGACTTCACCAAATACTGGCTCGAAGCCAGATATTACACGCCAGTAACCAGAATAGGGGAGGTCTTCGATATCGACCTTGGGACGGAAGACACGCCCGTGATTTTCGCCGCCCGCGTGAGGGCAGGCTTTTCAAGCGGCGAAATTCCATTCATGGATCAGTATTTTTTGGGTGGAGACAGGGACCTTCGTGGTTATGAAGAGGACGAGTTTTACGGTACTGAGATGTTTTTGGCCAACTTCGAGTTGAGGATACCCTTAGAGCAGGCTTTTGGGCTAGTCTTTTTCTACGACGCCGGAAACGCCTGGGGGGATAGCGATCCTTTGATAGATTATCTTTATAAGACCGTAGGCCATGGCGAAAGCCGATCTTCCAGCTTCGATATTTCGGATCTGCATGATTCTTACGGCATAGGAGTTCGCGTGAGAACACCCCTCGGCAACTTGCGCATAGATCTGGCCGAAGGAGAATACGAAACCTATACGCACTTCGGGTTCGGCGAGCTCTTTTAA
- the lpxD gene encoding UDP-3-O-(3-hydroxymyristoyl)glucosamine N-acyltransferase — translation MKNFDRAWSLSKVATYLEGRLAGDPEEVVLGIASPEEAAPNYLCVVWEKKWLQKLGERVFVIAPVNWLSPGQRGVEIEDPKKALIKLLSLFERPRSSQGGVHPSAVVHERASVDPSAYVGPLCVVDEGAVISANAILEAHVYVGKNVFIGEGTVIEPNASIYHDVTLKKRCLIHTGASLGCEGFGFYNDKEGLIKIPQVGGLLVEDDVEIGALTSIDRGTIGDTHIGPGTKIGDCVHIGHNAKIGSNCIIVAMTGIAGSAVIEDNVIMAAQSGVKDHVKVGRGTIVAAKSGVTKDIPPGMMVSGFPARDHREELKIQALMQKLPEIYERLVHLERKLGVKDRDGKKNDPSKNNRS, via the coding sequence ATGAAGAATTTCGATAGGGCCTGGAGTCTTTCCAAAGTTGCGACTTATTTGGAGGGCAGGTTGGCGGGAGATCCGGAAGAAGTCGTTTTGGGGATTGCTTCCCCCGAGGAGGCCGCCCCAAATTATCTATGCGTCGTGTGGGAAAAGAAGTGGCTTCAGAAGCTGGGGGAGAGGGTTTTTGTGATAGCTCCCGTGAATTGGCTGAGTCCAGGTCAAAGGGGAGTGGAAATCGAAGATCCGAAGAAGGCTTTGATTAAGTTGCTCTCCCTTTTCGAAAGGCCGCGTTCCTCGCAAGGGGGCGTTCACCCCTCAGCCGTCGTACATGAAAGAGCTTCAGTGGATCCTTCCGCATATGTAGGTCCTTTGTGTGTTGTGGATGAGGGGGCCGTGATATCTGCTAACGCCATCCTTGAGGCACACGTTTATGTAGGAAAAAACGTCTTTATTGGCGAAGGAACTGTAATTGAACCAAATGCGAGTATATACCACGATGTAACCTTGAAAAAAAGGTGTCTCATCCATACAGGCGCTTCCCTTGGTTGCGAAGGGTTCGGATTTTACAACGACAAGGAAGGTCTTATAAAGATCCCTCAAGTGGGAGGTTTATTGGTGGAAGACGACGTCGAGATCGGTGCCCTGACGAGCATAGACAGGGGAACAATTGGGGATACCCATATAGGTCCAGGCACCAAGATAGGAGACTGCGTCCATATAGGTCATAACGCAAAAATAGGCTCAAACTGCATAATAGTAGCCATGACCGGAATCGCCGGAAGCGCGGTAATAGAAGATAACGTGATTATGGCCGCCCAAAGCGGTGTCAAGGATCACGTAAAGGTAGGGAGAGGAACGATAGTGGCGGCCAAATCGGGGGTGACCAAGGACATTCCTCCGGGAATGATGGTCTCCGGTTTTCCGGCGAGAGACCACAGGGAAGAATTAAAGATTCAGGCGTTAATGCAGAAGTTGCCCGAAATATACGAAAGGCTCGTGCATCTGGAACGAAAATTAGGAGTGAAAGATCGCGATGGCAAAAAGAACGACCCTTCGAAGAACAATAGAAGTTAA
- the lpxC gene encoding UDP-3-O-acyl-N-acetylglucosamine deacetylase → MAKRTTLRRTIEVKGKGLHSGRESAIALIPSYRESGIMICASKGKNLYPIGDCELFSPGRSTCLVLPDGEIIYTVEHLLASLYGMGVDDAVVVVEGGEVPIFDGSALPWAERIKDVGLAEKDDGEERPINLSSPLLVEDDETGAWVACFPSDVLKVSYIISFDNDFIGTQVFSSVVTEETFLKDFAPARTFVRLEDVDELKKQGLALGGSLDNALVFDDKGLVNDTFLRFENECVRHKAVDLLGDLSLVGKFLCAHVVGFKAGHRLHLRMVERLKRLCRGDMS, encoded by the coding sequence ATGGCAAAAAGAACGACCCTTCGAAGAACAATAGAAGTTAAGGGCAAAGGGCTTCACAGCGGAAGGGAGAGCGCTATTGCCTTGATTCCTTCCTATCGGGAAAGTGGTATAATGATCTGCGCTTCGAAGGGGAAAAATCTTTATCCCATCGGAGATTGTGAGCTTTTCTCGCCCGGCAGGTCTACCTGTCTGGTTTTGCCCGATGGCGAGATAATTTATACCGTGGAACATCTTCTGGCATCCCTTTATGGTATGGGTGTAGATGATGCAGTTGTAGTTGTAGAGGGAGGAGAAGTCCCCATATTTGACGGCAGCGCCTTGCCATGGGCGGAGCGCATAAAAGATGTCGGTCTGGCGGAAAAGGATGACGGCGAAGAAAGGCCCATAAATTTGTCATCTCCCCTGCTTGTGGAAGACGACGAGACTGGGGCGTGGGTTGCCTGCTTTCCCTCCGATGTTCTAAAAGTGAGCTATATAATATCCTTTGATAACGACTTCATAGGGACGCAGGTCTTTTCTTCAGTCGTAACGGAGGAGACTTTCCTTAAAGATTTTGCTCCTGCCAGGACTTTCGTAAGGCTTGAAGATGTGGATGAGCTAAAAAAGCAGGGTTTGGCCTTAGGCGGTAGCCTGGACAATGCATTGGTGTTCGATGATAAGGGATTGGTAAACGATACTTTCTTGCGCTTTGAAAACGAATGCGTCAGGCACAAGGCGGTGGATCTGCTGGGGGATCTGTCTTTAGTGGGCAAGTTCCTTTGTGCTCACGTCGTTGGGTTTAAGGCTGGCCACAGGCTGCATTTGCGGATGGTGGAACGTTTAAAACGGTTGTGCAGAGGTGATATGAGTTGA
- the fabZ gene encoding 3-hydroxyacyl-ACP dehydratase FabZ, whose product MTIDEDKIVDIDIHKIMKCLPHRYPFLLVDRILELGEGKIVGLKNVTINEPFFQGHFPDEPVMPGVLVLEAMGQVAAMMIVLRPDMQGMVTYLTGVDKARFRRPVCPGDQLITEALVCKLGGRVGQVKATARVNDEMAAEATFSFVVAKNLLQKG is encoded by the coding sequence TTGACGATTGACGAGGATAAAATTGTTGATATTGATATCCATAAAATAATGAAGTGCCTTCCCCATCGCTATCCCTTTTTGCTTGTAGACAGGATTTTGGAGCTCGGCGAAGGGAAAATAGTAGGGCTAAAAAATGTCACCATCAACGAGCCCTTCTTTCAGGGACATTTCCCCGATGAGCCTGTCATGCCGGGCGTGCTTGTCTTAGAGGCCATGGGTCAGGTCGCTGCCATGATGATAGTGCTCCGTCCGGACATGCAGGGGATGGTCACCTATTTGACGGGAGTGGATAAGGCCAGGTTCCGCAGGCCCGTGTGTCCTGGCGATCAGTTGATCACGGAAGCGCTGGTGTGTAAGCTAGGAGGGCGCGTTGGACAGGTTAAGGCCACGGCCAGGGTTAATGACGAAATGGCAGCCGAGGCGACGTTTAGCTTCGTGGTGGCCAAGAATTTATTACAGAAGGGGTAA
- the lpxA gene encoding acyl-ACP--UDP-N-acetylglucosamine O-acyltransferase — translation MRVTIHPTAIVSPEAELGEGVVIGPYSIIEPKVRIGRNTYIGSYVRILSNVEIGSDCRIYENTILGGEPQDHSFKGEMTKVIIGDRTIIRENVTVHRATGKSNVTRIGDDVFLMEGVHVGHNVKIGNYVTVANKSGLAGHCEVEDNANLGGMVGVHQFVKIGKLCMVGGLSKVVKDIPPFTLADGRPARLYGINRIGLQRAGFNSTQRDHVKKIYKRLYHNDIPLRQALDLIRSEDVEDPIVREIVSFFERSRRGLAPWPRVRPTWEMSNDD, via the coding sequence ATGAGAGTGACAATACATCCAACGGCAATAGTCTCTCCCGAAGCGGAGTTGGGGGAAGGAGTGGTGATTGGGCCCTATAGCATAATAGAGCCCAAAGTTCGTATAGGGAGAAATACATACATTGGATCCTATGTCAGGATTCTAAGCAACGTCGAAATAGGTAGCGACTGCAGGATATACGAAAACACCATACTTGGCGGCGAACCTCAGGATCACTCCTTCAAAGGCGAGATGACTAAGGTCATCATCGGCGATCGAACGATTATAAGAGAGAACGTTACCGTGCATCGTGCCACGGGAAAGAGCAATGTGACACGAATAGGTGACGACGTATTTTTGATGGAAGGCGTCCATGTCGGGCATAACGTTAAAATAGGAAACTACGTTACGGTGGCAAATAAAAGCGGACTTGCAGGGCATTGCGAAGTCGAAGATAACGCCAATTTGGGCGGAATGGTAGGTGTTCATCAGTTCGTAAAGATTGGTAAGTTGTGCATGGTTGGAGGCTTGTCAAAGGTCGTGAAGGATATTCCTCCCTTTACCCTGGCAGACGGGCGCCCGGCGAGGCTTTATGGTATAAACAGGATCGGTTTGCAGAGGGCCGGTTTCAATTCGACCCAGAGGGATCACGTAAAGAAAATATATAAAAGGCTTTACCATAACGATATTCCCTTGCGGCAGGCGCTGGATTTGATTCGCAGCGAAGACGTCGAGGATCCGATAGTCAGGGAAATCGTGAGCTTTTTCGAGAGATCGCGCAGAGGATTGGCGCCCTGGCCGAGAGTGCGTCCTACGTGGGAGATGTCGAATGATGATTAA
- a CDS encoding KdsC family phosphatase has protein sequence MIKLLAMDVDGTLTDGSVYMDGEGHEFKRFDIQDGMGIALLRREGIEIALISGRFSASTDQRAKDLGISLVFNGVRDKLGTLKSLTEKLGLRDEEVAYIGDDVNDIDCIKWAGLGIAVANARPEVLEAAGYITRSSGGMGAVREVADLLLKEGV, from the coding sequence ATGATTAAGCTTTTGGCCATGGACGTGGATGGTACCCTGACCGACGGATCGGTATATATGGACGGAGAGGGACACGAATTCAAGCGCTTCGATATCCAGGATGGAATGGGCATTGCTCTCTTAAGGCGCGAGGGCATAGAAATAGCTTTAATAAGCGGCCGTTTTTCAGCGTCGACGGATCAGCGGGCCAAGGATCTGGGGATTTCTTTGGTCTTTAACGGCGTAAGGGATAAATTAGGCACCTTGAAGTCCTTAACCGAAAAATTGGGCTTGAGAGATGAGGAGGTAGCCTATATAGGTGACGACGTAAACGACATAGACTGTATCAAGTGGGCAGGCCTTGGCATTGCCGTTGCTAACGCGAGGCCTGAAGTCCTGGAAGCGGCCGGCTATATTACCAGGTCTTCTGGCGGCATGGGAGCTGTGAGGGAAGTGGCCGATTTATTGCTGAAAGAAGGAGTGTAG
- the lptG gene encoding LPS export ABC transporter permease LptG — MAEFRLKFRLLDKFIITEFYPTFVFGVMVFTVLLVAGDLLFDIADLLIQSRVPFSIVTRLFVYRLPGVIVLTLPMAALLATILSFGKLATQSELTALRASGISFYRILRPVFLASILIGGFALLLNETLVPLADRAADNIMRYEVARQKPSLLKEQMFLKEERDGALSRVIYIGKLFPQEGNMDDVLIQEFESGEITRIMTAKNGDWKEGQWWLYNGQVFNVTKEGFVEPLFSFEKQQLSLPLSPSQVVTSSQDPKKMSAFELYNYIKLMNVQGSDVNSLWVLLHLRLAVPWASVVLALVGASVGAGTRRSGSGMGIGVSILLVFAYYVFMSFCRSLGQGGYIPPLLAAWMPNLIFLACGAFMVKGANR, encoded by the coding sequence ATGGCTGAATTTCGCCTGAAATTTAGGTTATTGGATAAATTCATAATAACCGAATTTTATCCTACTTTCGTTTTTGGAGTAATGGTCTTTACCGTGCTTTTGGTTGCCGGCGACTTGCTTTTTGATATCGCCGATTTGCTCATCCAAAGCAGGGTTCCCTTCAGCATAGTAACCAGGCTTTTCGTATACCGCCTGCCCGGCGTAATAGTTCTCACCTTGCCTATGGCGGCTTTGCTTGCCACGATACTGAGCTTCGGAAAGCTGGCAACGCAATCGGAGCTCACAGCCCTCAGGGCTTCGGGGATTAGTTTTTATCGCATACTGCGCCCTGTATTCCTTGCAAGTATTTTAATTGGCGGCTTTGCCCTCCTTCTCAACGAAACCTTGGTGCCTTTGGCCGATAGGGCTGCCGATAATATAATGCGATACGAAGTTGCCAGGCAGAAACCATCCCTGCTCAAGGAGCAGATGTTTTTAAAGGAGGAGAGGGATGGCGCTCTGTCGAGAGTGATCTATATAGGCAAGCTGTTTCCCCAGGAGGGCAACATGGATGACGTCCTCATCCAGGAGTTTGAGTCGGGAGAAATTACCCGCATCATGACGGCCAAAAACGGAGACTGGAAGGAGGGCCAATGGTGGCTTTACAACGGTCAGGTTTTTAATGTCACCAAGGAAGGATTCGTAGAGCCGCTCTTCAGTTTTGAAAAACAACAGCTGTCTCTGCCCCTGTCGCCTTCTCAAGTTGTAACGAGTTCGCAGGATCCGAAAAAAATGAGCGCCTTTGAACTGTATAACTATATAAAGCTCATGAATGTACAGGGTTCTGACGTGAATTCACTGTGGGTGCTGTTACACCTTAGGTTGGCCGTGCCCTGGGCAAGCGTGGTGCTGGCTTTGGTGGGAGCGTCCGTAGGAGCTGGAACAAGGAGGTCGGGCTCAGGAATGGGCATAGGGGTTTCTATCTTATTGGTTTTTGCCTACTATGTGTTCATGTCCTTCTGCCGTTCTCTGGGTCAGGGCGGTTATATTCCTCCCTTGTTGGCTGCCTGGATGCCCAACTTGATTTTCCTTGCGTGTGGCGCCTTTATGGTTAAAGGGGCTAACAGGTGA
- a CDS encoding LpxI family protein yields the protein MDCKTIALIAGDGQLPLEIARRLTCKGCPPVVYSFGEHAGRLSKYALELVRLSGLSLGFLFDDMRSRGIKEIIMAGVVPKTLMYHQGLQDSKLRQLLKKLHSRDDHNLLANIVSAFEASGFLVVGYRDLISDWLATEGHIAGRYVTEEELDDVDYGRKVAKALLPLSFGQTLVIHKRAVVAVEAMEGTDAMLLRAGSLTRGGIVLKMMRPDQDERYDLPTVGIKTLQNMSNAGLKCLAIEADRTIIIEPNEFKRYAESFDIAVLGVRH from the coding sequence ATGGACTGTAAAACTATAGCTCTTATAGCTGGAGACGGACAACTGCCATTGGAAATTGCCCGCCGCCTTACCTGCAAAGGCTGCCCCCCTGTCGTATATTCTTTTGGAGAACATGCGGGGCGTCTTTCCAAGTATGCCCTGGAGTTGGTGAGGTTATCGGGGTTAAGTCTCGGCTTTTTGTTCGACGATATGAGATCTAGGGGTATTAAAGAAATAATAATGGCCGGGGTCGTTCCCAAAACGCTGATGTACCATCAGGGGCTACAGGATTCGAAGCTAAGGCAGCTGCTTAAAAAATTGCATTCCAGGGACGATCACAATCTTTTGGCCAATATCGTCTCCGCCTTCGAGGCCAGCGGTTTTCTCGTCGTCGGGTATAGGGATCTCATATCTGACTGGTTGGCGACGGAAGGGCACATAGCAGGCAGATATGTTACGGAGGAGGAGTTGGATGACGTAGATTACGGCAGGAAAGTCGCAAAAGCGCTTCTTCCCCTGTCGTTCGGCCAAACCCTGGTGATCCACAAAAGAGCTGTTGTTGCCGTAGAGGCCATGGAAGGGACGGACGCCATGCTGCTTCGAGCCGGCAGTTTGACAAGGGGCGGAATAGTTCTTAAAATGATGCGTCCCGATCAGGACGAACGTTACGATTTGCCCACCGTGGGCATAAAAACCTTGCAGAACATGTCGAATGCCGGGCTCAAGTGTTTGGCAATCGAAGCGGACAGGACGATTATCATCGAACCCAATGAGTTCAAACGTTATGCAGAAAGCTTCGATATCGCGGTTTTGGGGGTTAGACATTGA
- a CDS encoding lipid-A-disaccharide synthase yields the protein MSLFLSCGEASGDHYAGRLIEAIKSKIVPVWGMFGPEGTMAGGHALWGLEELQVMGISEAFREIPRLMRLKNAMADRVLSEMPSCVVVIDSPDYHIPLIKALRKRGYAKPVFYVSPPTAWAWRRGRASALRDLKVVCLPLFEMEHLFYKQRGVESHWTGHPLLDDLSGYVPKERVLKNTDASPIAALLPGSRSSETRRLAPVLKDAGLMLQEMGYHPVISIAKNLSARDREMIKSICHPLTFFEGKGVDLISQSQIVVGACGTAAVEAMMFDKFMVVLYKASLLSYIVFKVMVKTKWVSMPNVLLRREVYPELLQGKANVGAIKRAICMYLENSAKIHTDLLEAKNKMGRRGAYRLWADVILERVGR from the coding sequence TTGAGTCTTTTTTTAAGTTGCGGCGAAGCCTCCGGAGACCATTATGCCGGGAGGCTTATAGAGGCCATTAAAAGCAAAATTGTCCCTGTCTGGGGTATGTTCGGCCCCGAAGGAACGATGGCCGGAGGCCATGCCCTGTGGGGTCTGGAGGAACTCCAGGTAATGGGCATCTCGGAAGCCTTTAGGGAGATTCCTAGGCTCATGCGTTTAAAAAACGCAATGGCCGATAGAGTCTTGAGTGAAATGCCTTCATGCGTGGTAGTTATAGATAGCCCTGATTATCATATCCCCCTGATTAAGGCCTTGAGGAAGAGGGGGTACGCTAAGCCCGTATTTTATGTCTCGCCTCCCACTGCCTGGGCCTGGCGAAGGGGCAGAGCCTCTGCGTTGAGGGATTTAAAGGTCGTTTGTCTTCCCCTCTTCGAGATGGAACACCTTTTTTATAAACAAAGGGGCGTGGAAAGTCATTGGACAGGCCATCCCCTCCTCGACGACCTGTCGGGCTACGTTCCAAAGGAAAGGGTGTTGAAAAATACTGACGCTTCGCCCATAGCGGCACTTTTGCCGGGAAGCAGGTCAAGCGAAACGAGGCGTCTTGCTCCTGTTTTAAAGGATGCCGGTTTAATGCTTCAAGAGATGGGATATCATCCGGTAATTTCCATAGCGAAAAACCTATCTGCTCGAGACAGGGAAATGATAAAAAGCATATGCCATCCTCTGACTTTCTTTGAGGGCAAAGGGGTGGATTTAATTTCCCAATCACAAATTGTTGTCGGAGCTTGCGGCACTGCTGCGGTAGAAGCGATGATGTTCGATAAGTTCATGGTGGTCCTATATAAGGCGTCGCTTTTGAGTTATATAGTTTTTAAGGTCATGGTTAAGACAAAGTGGGTGTCCATGCCAAACGTTTTGCTCCGGCGGGAGGTATATCCAGAATTGTTGCAGGGCAAGGCAAATGTAGGTGCGATAAAAAGGGCGATATGTATGTACCTGGAAAATTCCGCAAAAATACATACGGATTTGCTAGAAGCGAAAAATAAAATGGGAAGAAGGGGAGCTTATCGGCTCTGGGCCGATGTCATTCTCGAAAGGGTAGGAAGATGA